The following is a genomic window from Bacteroidales bacterium.
TCTCCAGCTCAGAAGAATCTTTATCGCATACAATCTTTTCTCCGGTCATTCCAGGCAAATACCTTTCATTTTCACTGATCTCTTCCTTTTTTCTGATGAACGGCTTCAGCCTGCAGGCAAGTGAGCCGGAATCGAAAAATTATTCTGAAGATGCGCGGAGGCCCAACATCATATTCATCATGGCCGACGATCTGGGCTATGGTGATCTTGGGTGCTACGGGCAGGAAAAGATCAATACGCCACAACTGGACGAGATGGCGGAAGAGGGGATGCGATTCACCAATTTTTACGCAGGCAGTACGGTTTCCGCACCTGCCAGATGTGCTCTGATGACCGGCAAACATACAGGCCATGCCAAAGTAAGGGGCAATGCCAGCTATGAGCGGATCTATGAGGATACCTCTGTTGCCAATATTCTCAGGAAAGCCGGGTACACCACGGGCATGTTCGGGAAATGGGGATTCGGGCAAGATGCCAAACCAGTTGGATTCGATGAATTTTTCGGATACGACACCCATAGAGCTGCCCATTATTACTACCCGGAGGTATTGTGGCACAACGGGAAACAAGTGGAAATACCCAAAAACAAAAACGGCGGAAGGCAGGTATACAGCCACGACCTGTTCACCGAAAAAGCCCTCGAATTCATAAAAGATGAACATCAAAAAGACAATCCCTTCTTTCTTTATCTTCCCTACACCATTCCGCATGCAGAAATACTGGTTCCTGATGAATCGAAAGATGATTACCTGGGAAAGTTCCCGGAAGAGGCCTATAAACCCAATGCAGATCATCAGTACGGACATGGTTATGCCCCGCAGCCTGAACCCAATGCTACCCGGGCCGGTATGATCACCAGAATGGACAGAGATGTGGGCCGGATCATGGACCTGCTTTCACAGCTTGACATTGAAGAGAATACCATTGTCTTTTTCACCAGCGACAACGGACCTTGCTACGCAGGTGGGCAGAACCCCCGTTTCTTTAATGCCAACGGTCCATTGCGCGGATTAAAGTTTGAATTGTTTGAGGGAGGCATCCGCGTACCCCTTATTGTAAAATGGCCAGAAAAGATCCCGGCCAACACCATGCAAAGGGAACCCTTCGCATTCTGGGATTTCCTTCCTACCGCTGCAGAACTGGCTGGAGTTGAACCCCCATCCGATATCGACGGCATTTCCTTCCTACCCCTTCTCCAAAATAAAAAGCAACAACTTCATGATTACTTATATTGGGAGTTTTCCGGGATGCAAGCCATCAGATTCGGCGGCAACAGCAGAGTACCGCTAAAATGGAAGGCCCTCCGGCTGAACCTAAAAAACAACCCGGATGCACCGGTCATGCTTTTTAACCTGAGAAACGATATCTCTGAACGCTGCGATGTTTCAGGACAGTACCCGGAATTGGCGGAAAAAGCCAAAAAACTGATGGAGCAGGCACGGACCGAATCGGAGATCTATCCGCTCATGGGAGAGCAATAGATTAAATGATATTAGAAATCCCATACTATAGGGCCTATGAAAAAACTATTTCTTATATTGATCATTACTTCGACTGTTTTTGTGGTTGGCTGCAACACGGATTCCGTAACAAATGAAATTGTCATTGAGAATGAACAGACCAGGCTGATTATTACAAATGACGGAATCGTGAAAAGTTTGATCCATAAGCCCACCAACGAGGAGTGCCTGGTGATAGACCAAAATCTGCCTGCATTTTCAGTAACCCAGTATCACCCTTATACAAATGAAATCAGATTGGCCTATCCTTTTAAGGAGACTGAATTTGCGGCAGATTCGGTTCGCAGGGAAGGAGATAAACTGATTGTCAGTTTTAAACTTGTGGATTTTGAAGCCGTAATTGATTTAAACATCACTTCTCAATATATCCAGTTCCGCATAGAAAATTTTGTTTCAGAGAACGGTAACAATCCCCCGCAGGTTGATGAGATGTGCTTCCTTCAGCTTCCGGTACGCAACCGAAGTCATTTTGGAGATTGGCTGAATGTAGCATGGGACGACCAAATGGCAATCAACCTCCTGGCTACGGATCATTACGCACGGATTGATTCGGAAGAACGCGAAGGATTCCGCATTTTAAAAGCCGATATGGTCAGCGAAGTCAAAAAAGAAGGTGTAGGGGCTGCCTTAATTACTTCTCCTACCGGACAACTTCTGGACCATATTGCCCGTGTAGAGGAGGATTACAACTTACCCCGGGGAGTAAAGAACCGAAGGAATGAACAGTATAATGCCTCTTACTACTGGTCAGGCAATGTGCATCCCGGCAACGTGGATCAGCATATTGATTATGCACACCAGGCAGGTTTCCAGACTTTCATGGTATATTATACCGCCTTTTCAGAAAGTCCGGGTCATTTTCCCTGGCATGAAGAATATCCCAATGGCATGGAGGATCTGCAAAAGGTGGTGAACAAGATCAGGGAGGCAGGGTTGACTCCCGGACTTCACTTCCATTATAACAAAGCCGGGAAAAGCGATCCGTATGTTACGCCGAAGCCAGATCACCGGTTAAATATCCGCCGTCATTTTACCCTTTATTCTCCGGTGGGCAGGCAGGATACGACCATCTTTACGGAAGAAAATCCTGAAGGAACGACCTTGGCTGACGGCCGCCGTATATTACAGATCGGGAATGAGCTGATTTCCTATTCAGACTATACCACTACCCCACCCTACAAGTTCACAGGGTGCAGCCGGGGAGCGCTCAATACCACTGCTGAGGCCCATCCATTGAAACATAAATTTGGCTTACTGGATGTAGACAGTTGGCCGAAATTTGTCCGATTTAATCAAAGTACAGACATACAGGAAGAAGTAGCTGAAAAAATAGCTGAAATATACCAGAAAGCAGGGTTTCAATTTGTATATTTCGACGGAGCCGAAGATGTCCATCCGCCCTATTGGTTTACTTGTTCGAAGGCTCAATGGGAGGTCTATAAGCAATTACAACCGGAACCCATATTTGCCGAAGGGGCAGCAAAGTCACATTTTAGCTGGCACATGCTGAGCCGGGCCAATGCTTTTGACACCTTCCGGCCGGAGGTCATCAAGGAGATGACCCGCAAACATCCTGCTGCCGAGGCACCCATGATGAAGGAAAATTTTACGGGACTGAATTTCGGCTGGCTCGGATATTGGGTTCCCGGAGAAAATACAGTGGGTACCCAGCCCGACATGCTCGAATATGTAACCAGCCGGGCGGCAGCATGGGACTGTCCCGTTTCCATCCAGTCCAGTCTGGAACGGTTCGATGGCCATCCCAGAACTTCTGACAATCTGGAAGTATTGAGACGCTGGGAACAAGTAAGGGAAAAGGATTGGCTGACAGAAGAGCAGAAAGAGGAACTGCAAAACCTGAACCAGGAGCATACTTTGTTGATCAACGAGCAGGATACATTCGAGCTGGTACCCTATAACCGGATCATGGATGTGGCCAATGGCAGCAGGGAAGTGCGGGCTTTTACATTTCGGCGAAACGGTGATGTTTATGCGGTTTACTGGCACATATCGGGCAATAAAAAAATAAAACTGCCTATAAGCCCTCAAAACATCACCCTGTTGGAAGGCATGGGAAAAGAAATATCCATTATAGATGGTGATAAGAAGGCATCTGTTACATTACCAGCCGGTAAACGCCGCTTTATTAAAACAAGCGAAACCAAAAGCGAACTGATTGCTGCCTTTGAAAAAGCGGAGATCTTACCCTAACCCAGATAAGCTGGAACTTAGCGTAGCGATCTCACAGTAAATCCTAAATTCTAAATCTTAAATCCTAAACAAATTCCAATGATTCAATATTTTAATAATCAATATAGGGATGAATTATAAAAGAGCCACAATCCAGATAAAAATAAGCAGGAAATCATTACTGTCTGCAATAGAACGATTTTCTGTCTTACTCCTGCCATTAACATTCCTGCTATCCGGCTGTACTGATCCCTGGCAGGAAATCTCCGACCATGTTTCCATCATGAAGGGGCATGTGAATGGTGTTCAGATAAGCAAAAATGGTAACAGGCTGGTTGTATACGGCGACCCTTCCGGAGAATCTGAGAAAACCGATTATGTGCTGTTCACCCATAATCATAGAGAACTGATCGAGACGGGAAGAAAGCTGGTGGTAAACGGTGCCCGTACGGTGGCTCCTGCCGGTGAAGCCGGCAATATAGAGCAGCCCGACCGGTTCTGGAAAACTTATATTGAGAAACGCGAAGGCTACTTCGGGGGAATGATGACCAACCGGGCGATAAAAAGCATGGAGGTTGCTGAAAAAGTGCGGGGCGACGATCAGATAAGCTGGCAGGGACTTAACATTAAGGTATTGGACACTCCCGGTTATGCAGAAGATGCAGTTTCCTATATCGTTAACATTGATGGCAGAAAGTATGCATTTGTGGGAGATTTGATCTATGACAAAGGGCAGATAGCGGACATTTATAATCTGCAGTCTGCTGTTGAAAGTACAAGTCTCGGAAGATACCACGGGTATTTGGGAAGGCTGGGACAGCTGATTAGCAGCCTGGAAAAAATACTGGCAGAAAATCCGGACGTCATCATACCTTCGCGTGGAAATCCAATGTATGAGCCCCGAAAGGCTATAGCTTCCCTGATTGAACAATTGCAGGAACTTTACAAAAACTATTTGGCCATCAGCTCCACCCGATGGTATTTTGGGGAAGATCTGGATAAACTGACAGACAATGCACGTATATCATTATCTGAGGAGGACACCAGCTTCTTCGCTGAAAAGCTAATAAATGAGCCCCCTTCCTGGATAAAATCATTCCCTGTAAGCCGGCTCATCATGTCCGATAAAGGCAGCGGATTTTTGATTGATTGCGGCAATAATGAGGTCATCAAAAAGATCGAAAATATGATGCGGGAGGGAAAGCTCACTGATTTGGAGGGGGTGTTTATTACCCATTACCACGGGGATCATGTAAACCGCGTCAATGAGCTGGTTGAACGATTCGGATGCGAAGTGTATGCCAATGAAATATTAAAGGAAATACTGGAACAGCCCGGGGCCTTTAACATGCCGTATACTGGGATCAAACCCATTCAGGGGATTAACTACGTCAGTGACCGGGAGACCATGCAATGGCATGAATTCAAAATGAAATTCTATGATTTCCCGGGCCAGACTCTATATCACGGGGCCATGCGCGTAAGTAAGAAAAATGAGAATACAGACATCTTTTTTATAGGAGATGCCTTTTCTCCCACCGGTCTTGACGATTACAGCACCCAAAACAGAAATCTGCTTCATAAGGGTACCGGGTACTACAAATGCCTGCAAATCCTGAAGGATATGAACAAGAAAGA
Proteins encoded in this region:
- a CDS encoding arylsulfatase, with amino-acid sequence MYKKVSSSEESLSHTIFSPVIPGKYLSFSLISSFFLMNGFSLQASEPESKNYSEDARRPNIIFIMADDLGYGDLGCYGQEKINTPQLDEMAEEGMRFTNFYAGSTVSAPARCALMTGKHTGHAKVRGNASYERIYEDTSVANILRKAGYTTGMFGKWGFGQDAKPVGFDEFFGYDTHRAAHYYYPEVLWHNGKQVEIPKNKNGGRQVYSHDLFTEKALEFIKDEHQKDNPFFLYLPYTIPHAEILVPDESKDDYLGKFPEEAYKPNADHQYGHGYAPQPEPNATRAGMITRMDRDVGRIMDLLSQLDIEENTIVFFTSDNGPCYAGGQNPRFFNANGPLRGLKFELFEGGIRVPLIVKWPEKIPANTMQREPFAFWDFLPTAAELAGVEPPSDIDGISFLPLLQNKKQQLHDYLYWEFSGMQAIRFGGNSRVPLKWKALRLNLKNNPDAPVMLFNLRNDISERCDVSGQYPELAEKAKKLMEQARTESEIYPLMGEQ
- a CDS encoding MBL fold metallo-hydrolase; its protein translation is MNYKRATIQIKISRKSLLSAIERFSVLLLPLTFLLSGCTDPWQEISDHVSIMKGHVNGVQISKNGNRLVVYGDPSGESEKTDYVLFTHNHRELIETGRKLVVNGARTVAPAGEAGNIEQPDRFWKTYIEKREGYFGGMMTNRAIKSMEVAEKVRGDDQISWQGLNIKVLDTPGYAEDAVSYIVNIDGRKYAFVGDLIYDKGQIADIYNLQSAVESTSLGRYHGYLGRLGQLISSLEKILAENPDVIIPSRGNPMYEPRKAIASLIEQLQELYKNYLAISSTRWYFGEDLDKLTDNARISLSEEDTSFFAEKLINEPPSWIKSFPVSRLIMSDKGSGFLIDCGNNEVIKKIENMMREGKLTDLEGVFITHYHGDHVNRVNELVERFGCEVYANEILKEILEQPGAFNMPYTGIKPIQGINYVSDRETMQWHEFKMKFYDFPGQTLYHGAMRVSKKNENTDIFFIGDAFSPTGLDDYSTQNRNLLHKGTGYYKCLQILKDMNKKESPYFLINQHIQLPFWFSNEQIDVMTAKLNRRREILSALFPWKNVNFGIDPRWARLYPYQVKKKPGEKFEVTLRVMNHAEEKERFNLDMSLPEGFDLKSGSESISVEPLQEKELNLTLNTAEDIQPGLYVIPARIQHANGSLSMNTECCIEILE